The following DNA comes from Diorhabda carinulata isolate Delta chromosome 3, icDioCari1.1, whole genome shotgun sequence.
tgaCCGTATCTAGGATACATAGAAAACTGGTTAATTATTGAGATTTGGCCTGAAGTTCCGAAATCAGATATCCACCGATTGGCTTCAAATTTTCACCAGATATTCTATCACACAATAGATAATTGCACCTAAAAGGATTCTTAACGTCTCGCAAggaaacataacctaacctaaccacttaTTCCAGGCTAATATTTTGTGTCTATATACAAAAAACTTCTTTCATCCAGCACAGTAGACAAAGGTGTGTTAAAACAACAACACTATCGCCAGACTGACTTTTGTTATAGACCTCAACCTCCTCATACCAACGAAGGAGAGCCCAGGAACAGTAAGTAACTCGATCTTCACGGACGCCTCCGTAAAGGCCGGGAGCGAGAGTATACCCTGAAGTTCTGGGAATAAGAGAATCCTTGAGGATTAGAATGGCTGCAATATACTGCAGGTCGAGCTGCGGGCAATAGAACGAGCCGCGGAACTAATTCGATGCAAAGATTAAACGGTGCGTGACATCACAATCTACACGGATAGCCAAGCGGCTTTAAGAACACTATCGTCTACGGCAGTGAGATCTAGGTCAGTGGTGAGATGTCGCGAAGCCCTGTCATGGATTCTTGACTTAGACTCTGCTGGATACCTGGATACAGCAATGTGGAAGGGAATCAAATGGCAGACAAACTAGCCAAATTGGAAACGACCAGGAGCTGGGACGAAGCGGTGGGCTTGCCACTACCACCGATCAAATTGCTGAGAGATACGATAGATAGAACATTAGAGGGAGAGCTCAGCAAGAGAGGGAGTAATAGAGATGACTGTGTCATCTCACGCTCCTTGTTGCCGGTGCTACAAAAGAGGAAGAAAACAGACCTGCTAGGCTATGTGAAAGCCTCGATCCGAAGGATCGTAACAGTGATTACCGGTCACTGCACAGTAGGCTCTAGACTCAGAACCGAAGATCTCTGTGCAAAATGCAGTGAAGAGGAAGAAACAATAGAACACCTAATGTGTCACTGCACAACATTGGCATCGAAACGACTACAATGCATGGGGAGTGGAACATTAGAATGTCTGGAAGAAGCAGCGGAGCTGGGTGTTAAGGACCTGAATCGCTTCATTGCAAACTGGAAAAGCTTGGGAAGGGGGCAAGGACCTGGCAACGGAAGAGATAGGGAAGGGGAGTGAAATGGTGCTGACTGAAAAGTCAGCAAGGGCATCACAATGGGCCTATGTCCTCCGAGTGGATCTCGGCTTAACAGTGGAGATCACCatgctaacctaacctaaaggAAAGTGTTGAACAGTGCCCACTAATATGCAGTAATCGCCCAAACAAGTAATAGTAACTATGTTAAGAATAGGTCGCACTAAAATTTACGCGAGAACTTACTGtaagaaatatacattttggaCTCTTTTATGCACGCGTTATTTGTCGCTGGTCGCGGGGCGACAAAACATGCGACGTTTGCTAAAAACACGTCGCGACAGGCGTTTCAAAAGTACATTTATTTCAATGCTTTTATGCAGCGCGTTTATTATCGTTTGTCGTTGTCATTTTGAACAGTCAGTTCGCAGAGTTGTGTTGATGTGTGAAGAAATACCATGGAAAATCTggacgttgaattttttattgacgcaataaaagaaaaaacacgtTTGTGGGATTCATCATCTGAAGATTACAAAAACAGGCAATTGAAAAGAGATGTGCGGAAGGAAATTATTATTCCCGAATTCagtaaaaaaactgaaaaagaaaagCAGGAAATTGGTAAGCATTGGTAAGTTTTGTTTTGTCACAACGTATTCTATATCTAATCATGTATCAGCAGTATCATCTACAGTATTCTACAGTATTACCTGGGCCGTCACGTACATTATATTTTGCAGTACCACCTGGGTCCGCACACACATCATGTCCCACAGTATCACCAGAGCTCACATTTTCTTCGTTCAATAGTAGTCGCAGTACTCGCAGTTACAGTAATGCTGTATGTCCGAAGCCGAATCGTTATTATCATTGatttaaacaaatttgtatCTACACATTAACActattattatacttattttctcaataatggTCTTTTGTTTGTACTTACACATTTGTAATGAAAGtgctttttaactttttatcaaATGAGCTTGTCACACACGGTAATAATTGGAGAATTTCTCCCTGTCGAGTCTTAATTCTGCATGAAGTGTATAATATGCGACCCTGAGAAGTCCTCCCTAATTGGTTGCATTTCCCAACGTctctatcatatttttttagagaaatttttatatattaaatacgTAAAAACACACTGATCCATTTTTGATAACTGCCGGTGTGTGGTCCACTTGCAACAGTTGAAACTGATCAAATTTGAAAGCGGCACGCGACAAGAAACGCTTGGATATTGTTTCATAAAGATAAAGggtattgaagaaaaaaagtttatatgcattttttatgattttgccTAAACTACTGGCAACATCGTAATGTAATTTGATGCGAATATGTATTTGAAGATAGTACAACCCATGAATGAAACTGGTTACcgttttaagaatattttttttaatactttgaaATGTTAGACctgtataattttgttaattatacaaaatacaatacaataatataacaaattacaCCAGGGCAGAGAATTTTctccaatttataaaaatatcaagttaCACAAAAGTAATTCTACACATTACATCATCATTATGTGTTTACGTTTTAAGCAAATGGTTTTATTAATTGACACCAATCCTACACAGTAGGCAACCAATTCAACAATGTCGTTTACTTAAAATATTAGATACATTCAcagtttaatttatatttgtatcatataaataaattgaaaactccaactatattaaaaacaaacagtGTAGGCAAAGGAATGGtacttaaaatttgaaaataaatattattttcttttctatacgaACCTTCACAAAATATTGCAGTAATTCTAGGTAAAATGTCAACTTCACTTTTGAAAATATCCCATAACGATATGATtagtaatttattataatttaatatgaaaatgagaaataaagAGTACTACATTGTATATTTGCTTATTTTATAAGTATCAGGAGAGAACACAATGCAAATAATTATAGTcatttaaatatacataatgAATTTATCAATAGAAGATAATTCTTATTTTGAGTTAATTGAATTCAAGTTAAAATCCAAAAGTAATCTGTCAaccgtttatttttatttatctatgatctctgaagaaaataattaagttattgaaacgcgcgttAAAAGTATAAGAATGAGTATTGATGTAACGGCAATAAGAAAATGCTCAATTCCAAATAATACATGTCTTATGTAATTCAAATAAACCAtctttttttagtataaattcTAACTTATTAATATTCTGTTATTCTCTGTGGTTTATAGAAGTATATAGATAAATGGAATTACATAGAAAGATTTCTAGGTTTTTCTCTATTACAATGCTCGGAATAACACAGTGTAAGTCGGGGCACAAAAAATCACACCGggttcaaattttattttttatgtgtcATCCCTATATCTAGTGacatttttgtcatttattgtGGTAGTCAAACTAGAGTTATACGCATGCTCGAGAAAATCTATCTTTTAATCCTTGTTTAGAAAGATGGCAGACAACAAACTTTATGAAATATTAGGTGTTAGCAGAAATGCCTCAGATAGCGAAATAAAAAaggtgaatatatattttcatcctGATACgttctaaatatataatttaatgaagTCTCCAGCTGACCGTATGCAAGATAATGATAAACTTGCACGCCAAGGACAGCAGTAGACGTTCTACTCGTGGTCAAATTTTCATGtcatgatttttgtttttacagcAATATAGGAAATTAGCAAAGGAATTTCATCCTGACAAAAATCCAGCTGCAGGAGACAAGTTTAAGGAAATAAGTTATGCGTACGAAATTCTTTCTGACTCAAAAAAACGATCTTTATACGACAAAGTTGGCCTTAAGGGAATGCAAGAAGGTGCCCAGGATGGATTCGGTGGCGATCACTTATTTTCACATCTTTTCGGAGGTGGTTTATTCGGTGGATTTGGAGGATTAGGTGGTGGTGGATCACGAAGAAGACAAAGAGGTGAGGACACTATACATCCATTAAAAGTGACTCTAGAAGATATGTATAATGGAAAAACATCCAAGCTGCAACTTAGTAAAAATGTCATATGTGTAACTTGTTCTGGAAAAGGATCTAAAAGTGGTAACACAGAAAGATGCCAAACTTGTAACGGTTGTGGTTTAAAGGTTACATATCGCCAAATTGCTCCTGGAATGGCTCAACAGACCCAAACACGCTGTCCCGATTGCTTAGGAGAAGgtgagaaaattaatgaaaaagatAGATGCACTACATGCAAAGGAAAGAAAGTGTGTAATGAAACGAAGATTTTGGAAGTTCATATTGATAAAGGTatgaaagaaaatcaaaaaattttctttagagGTGAAGGTGATCAACAACCCGATATGGAACCAGGTGatgttgttattattttacaaCAGAAACCTCACGAAAAATTTCAGAGAAACGGTGATGATTTGTATTTTAAACATACTATAACCTTAACTGAAGCACTATGTggattttcttttgttattcATCATTTAGATGGAAGGGACATTCTTGTAAAACATCCACCTGGAGATGTGATTAAACCAGGAGGTGTCAAATGTGTTATGAACGAGGGTATGCCTCATTATAAAAATCCATTTGAAAAGGGAAACTTGTATATACCGTTCGAGattaaatttccagaaaatcATTTTACCAATGAGACCAATTTAAAAGCTCTAGAAACCTTATTACCTCCTAGATCCGAATTTACAATGCCTTTTGGGGATCACGTAGAAGAGGTTGATTTACACGATTTCGACCCATCCGATAAGGGTAATTACTCTAGGAATGAAGCATATGCTAGTGATGATGAAGAACAAATGCATGGGTCTGGTCTACAATGTGCACatcaatagaataatttttttttattgcaaatctGTATGTTGTTCTGTGCTTCTTTCTGAATAAGGATATTTAACTTTAAATTGATCTGTAGAAAGATGAATTTGGATTTAGAGTCTACtactatttatttgtatttaaattacGGCAACTTCAGATTGCagtttatatctttttttttgtcgCATTATTCTCATATTTATTGCATTGTACACTTCTGTTATTCAAATTGTGTCAACAATAAGGATTTTATTTGCAAACAGGATACTTTTTATTGGTGGAATTGAAACTTGTTGATGTATATAAATTGACAGTTCGAttaattcttttttatgaaaaaaaaccaTTACTTCTGACTAGTATATGTAGTATATACATTTAATTTAcctataatttatatttttctctgtgtacaataatttaaataaagtaatgttttatagacaattttttattatatttcttcttcaggtatatttctttaattactTAAGGCTCCCAAGAGGGTTATCAAAATCTTAACAGGTGCATTGGGTCCAGACTCATATCTTCtaggtaatatattttttgaattgaaatttttattttcaacatcaaATTATGGATGtatgtaatttcgaattgtGTTTAGCAAAATAAAAAGcgatttattatattaattgaagaaagctatattttcaaaataacgaaaatatattcAGGTTCGGTTCCAGAACCCCAAACAAAAGAAATGGtacataaatatacaaatttactgcaaattaaaaatagaagtaAGGaacgcaaaaaaattaaaatatacaaggGTTGACTGAAAAGCTTCTGACATAAGGGGTCAACTACAAATTACGTCACAcgaattttatgattttttggtatgggatattataagtacttctgaatcatttttataacaCACCacgaaatattttactattgccgaagaaaatatttaaattttacatcaatgtaaattaattaaacatttcactaaaaaaatcaatgaCTGACAAATTGAAACATAACTTCTTAaagttttctctatttttttttctgttttaccatatgttaatatttttgtcaacATTCAAAACGTCTCGTAAGCCATTCCATTTGGGTTTACGATTATAACGTTctggactaagtggaacgggaaaAATCGTATACGtgagtgcttagtggaatgcacccaatataatattaaattaagatCGTCTTCAAATTGAAATTACTATGGAACGACAATTTTTTGATTGGGTGGAAAGTTAAAAACATCTAATTCATTAAACATTGCCATAAGTCAACTGTCAAAAATGTCAACTTTTGTAAGTTTTTAAAGTCTTAATTGATGCACAAAACCTcataaagttttgaaatttttgagttaattgttaataatttttatccatATTTATATATGCAATGcagtaaataaacaatttatgtcTATGTTTATCTTATTGATGCTGAGTTTTATGAggaaacaatttcaaattttaacgGAAACTTTTAATACATTATTAAGTCGATACTATGGAACAACTTTCAAACAACGGTAGTAGTTTAATAAATCAAACATCAATATGTTCAAACATGAGAGAATTGATTGAAGCCATTAATGAATACATAAAAACGAAAACAGATAGTAGTACTGTAATAATCAACAAGTTTCTTCAAGTAAGTGTAGCGCTacataatacattaaaaataaattgtatacaaattaagtcattattttcatttagaaatataattatagGCTTATAGTGTAACTATTGATGTCAGTACTTTTGATCCAGAAAATGGTCTTGGAGCTCAATTTTATGttactttatataatttattcacaaatttgGATCCACATTCGCAAATGGCTTGGGACTGCGTCGATGTTTTATCTAACGCATGCAGAAATAGTTCTGCAAGACAAGCCCTTATAGATACTTACCAATTTGTACCACCATTGTCTAGACTTTTAAATGatcaattaaatttatctaaaaGGAAGAAAGTCCTAATACTTTTGCAGGTAATTCACATTTTACACTATTATCACTAGCATAATTTTCCTTACATAACaacaaatcataaaattataattataaagtttattctttaataaaatacatTCTTGTTTTGCACTGTTTAATCATACTGTTAAATGTGGTGAAATTACCATTGATGCCAATTGATGTACAAGATTTGGATTGTTTTGTGTCCATTAAGCTAAAATTGTAGTGgaatcaaatttagaatatttcaaaatttgttacagCAAAATTCATTTTGTTGCTGCAgccatataaaaaaaagaaaaaatgggaatggtaaaaaattgaaaaaaataaa
Coding sequences within:
- the LOC130891838 gene encoding dnaJ homolog subfamily A member 2-like, encoding MADNKLYEILGVSRNASDSEIKKQYRKLAKEFHPDKNPAAGDKFKEISYAYEILSDSKKRSLYDKVGLKGMQEGAQDGFGGDHLFSHLFGGGLFGGFGGLGGGGSRRRQRGEDTIHPLKVTLEDMYNGKTSKLQLSKNVICVTCSGKGSKSGNTERCQTCNGCGLKVTYRQIAPGMAQQTQTRCPDCLGEGEKINEKDRCTTCKGKKVCNETKILEVHIDKGMKENQKIFFRGEGDQQPDMEPGDVVIILQQKPHEKFQRNGDDLYFKHTITLTEALCGFSFVIHHLDGRDILVKHPPGDVIKPGGVKCVMNEGMPHYKNPFEKGNLYIPFEIKFPENHFTNETNLKALETLLPPRSEFTMPFGDHVEEVDLHDFDPSDKGNYSRNEAYASDDEEQMHGSGLQCAHQ